A genomic region of Microlunatus sagamiharensis contains the following coding sequences:
- the nrdR gene encoding transcriptional regulator NrdR, producing the protein MHCPYCRHGDSKVLDSRTAEDGGSIRRRRQCPVCERRFTTVEQMQLVVVKRSGVVEPFSRDKAVSGVRKACKGRPVTETQLARLGQLVEDSLRACGQPEIPADEVGVAILGPLRELDQVAYLRFASVYRQFRSVDDFESEIALLRAEGEPAGIEPLIPDPLLDSKVASFTPHRLTPRRRPAGGGGQPPP; encoded by the coding sequence GTGCACTGCCCGTACTGCCGTCACGGCGACTCCAAGGTGCTCGACTCGCGCACCGCCGAGGACGGCGGCAGCATCCGCCGCCGCCGCCAGTGCCCGGTCTGCGAGCGTCGTTTCACCACCGTCGAGCAGATGCAGCTCGTGGTGGTCAAGCGCAGCGGCGTGGTCGAGCCGTTCAGCCGCGACAAGGCGGTGTCCGGGGTGCGCAAGGCCTGCAAGGGCCGCCCGGTCACGGAGACCCAGCTCGCCCGGCTCGGCCAGCTGGTCGAGGACTCGCTGCGGGCCTGCGGCCAGCCCGAGATCCCCGCGGACGAGGTCGGTGTGGCGATCCTCGGTCCCCTCCGCGAGCTCGACCAGGTGGCCTACCTGCGCTTCGCGAGCGTCTACCGGCAGTTCCGCTCGGTCGACGACTTCGAGTCCGAGATCGCGCTGCTGCGCGCCGAGGGGGAGCCGGCGGGCATCGAGCCGCTCATCCCCGACCCGCTGCTCGACTCCAAGGTCGCGAGCTTCACCCCGCACCGCCTGACCCCGCGCCGCCGCCCCGCCGGTGGCGGGGGTCAGCCCCCGCCCTGA
- a CDS encoding vitamin B12-dependent ribonucleotide reductase, producing MTETTRAANGRGDTAKSTAKNGRKSAGLVLERVFSSGVHPYDEVTWERRDVVQTNWKTGETVFEQHGVEFPDFWSVNASTIVTTKYFRGALGSPVREQGLKQLIDRVVHTYRKAGEDYGYFADAASAEVFEHELTWLLLHQHFSFNSPVWFNVGTQSPQQVSACFILSVDDSMDSILNWYREEGFIFKGGSGAGLNLSRIRSSKELLTSGGTASGPVSFMRGADASAGTIKSGGATRRAAKMVVLDVDHPDIEEFVETKAREEDKIRALRDAGFDMDLGGKDITSVQYQNANNSVRVNDEFMRAVEQGTDFGLRSRTTGEVIETVDARDLWSKIALAAWQCADPGIQYDDTINDWHTNPESGRINASNPCSEYMSLDNSSCNLASLNLLKFLRDDDTFDAERFEKAVELIITAMDISICFADFPTESIGRTTRDYRQLGIGYANLGALLMATGHGYDSDGGRALAGAITSLMTGVSYRRSAELAGIVGPYAGFARNADAHRRVMRKHQAADDSLRDVDAMGSSIHARATKAWDGVIKTGEANGFRNAQASVLAPTGTIGFMMDCDTTGIEPDFSLVKFKKLVGGGSMQIVNQTIPRALAKLGYADETVEAIVEYIAENGHVVDAPGLKPEHYEVFDTAMGRRAIKPMGHVRMMAAAQPFLSGAISKTVNLPETATVEEIADVYLQGWKYGLKALAVYRDNCKVGQPLSDGKAEKKTEDAPVAAAEPTVVEKVVYKPQRKRMPKSRSSLTRSFSVGGAEGYMTSGAYEDGGLGEVFLKLGKQGSTLAGVMDAFSIAVSIGLQYGVPLETFVQKFTNLKFEPAGLTDDSDIRMAQSIMDYIFRRLALEYLTFDDRAELGIYTATERARQVETGSYLPEPEEEQIESESLKSDAGDTVDTDAVEVEVPVASAKPAPSTAHTTSELFERLTGTSVDAPLCLTCGTKMRPSGSCYVCEGCGSTSGCS from the coding sequence ATGACCGAGACCACCCGTGCGGCCAACGGCCGCGGCGACACCGCGAAGAGCACCGCGAAGAACGGCCGCAAGAGCGCCGGGCTCGTGCTCGAGCGCGTGTTCAGCAGCGGCGTGCACCCGTACGACGAGGTCACCTGGGAGCGTCGTGACGTCGTCCAGACCAACTGGAAGACCGGCGAGACCGTCTTCGAGCAGCACGGCGTGGAGTTCCCGGACTTCTGGAGCGTCAACGCCTCCACGATCGTCACCACCAAGTACTTCCGCGGCGCCCTCGGCAGCCCGGTGCGCGAGCAGGGGCTCAAGCAGCTCATCGACCGCGTCGTGCACACCTACCGCAAGGCCGGCGAGGACTACGGCTACTTCGCCGACGCGGCCTCCGCCGAGGTCTTCGAGCACGAGCTGACCTGGCTCCTGCTCCACCAGCACTTCTCCTTCAACTCGCCGGTGTGGTTCAACGTCGGGACGCAGTCGCCGCAGCAGGTCAGCGCCTGCTTCATCCTCTCCGTCGACGACTCGATGGACTCGATCCTGAACTGGTACCGCGAGGAGGGCTTCATCTTCAAGGGCGGCTCCGGTGCCGGCCTCAACCTCTCGCGCATCCGCTCCAGCAAGGAGCTGCTGACCTCCGGCGGCACCGCGTCGGGCCCGGTCTCCTTCATGCGCGGCGCGGACGCCAGCGCGGGGACGATCAAGTCGGGCGGCGCCACGCGTCGCGCGGCCAAGATGGTCGTGCTCGACGTCGACCACCCCGACATCGAGGAGTTCGTCGAGACCAAGGCGCGCGAGGAGGACAAGATCCGCGCGCTGCGCGACGCCGGCTTCGACATGGACCTGGGCGGCAAGGACATCACGTCCGTGCAGTACCAGAACGCGAACAACTCCGTCCGCGTGAACGACGAGTTCATGCGTGCGGTCGAGCAGGGCACCGACTTCGGGCTGCGCTCGCGCACCACCGGCGAGGTCATCGAGACCGTCGACGCCCGCGACCTGTGGAGCAAGATCGCCCTCGCGGCGTGGCAGTGCGCCGACCCGGGCATCCAGTACGACGACACGATCAACGACTGGCACACCAACCCGGAGTCGGGCCGCATCAACGCGTCCAACCCGTGCTCGGAGTACATGAGCCTGGACAACAGCTCGTGCAACCTGGCCAGCCTCAACCTGCTCAAGTTCCTCCGCGACGACGACACCTTCGACGCCGAGCGCTTCGAGAAGGCCGTCGAGCTGATCATCACCGCGATGGACATCTCGATCTGCTTCGCCGACTTCCCGACCGAGTCGATCGGGCGCACCACCCGCGACTACCGCCAGCTGGGCATCGGCTACGCCAACCTCGGCGCGCTGCTGATGGCCACGGGCCACGGCTACGACTCCGACGGCGGCCGCGCGCTCGCCGGCGCCATCACCTCGCTGATGACGGGCGTCTCCTACCGCCGCTCGGCCGAGCTGGCCGGGATCGTCGGCCCGTACGCCGGCTTCGCCCGCAACGCCGACGCGCACCGCCGGGTCATGCGCAAGCACCAGGCCGCCGACGACTCGCTGCGCGACGTCGACGCCATGGGCTCCTCGATCCACGCCCGGGCCACCAAGGCGTGGGACGGCGTGATCAAGACCGGCGAGGCCAACGGCTTCCGCAACGCACAGGCCTCGGTCCTCGCGCCCACCGGGACCATCGGCTTCATGATGGACTGCGACACGACCGGCATCGAGCCGGACTTCTCGCTGGTCAAGTTCAAGAAGCTCGTCGGCGGCGGCTCGATGCAGATCGTCAACCAGACGATCCCGCGCGCTCTCGCCAAGCTCGGCTACGCCGACGAGACCGTCGAGGCGATCGTCGAGTACATCGCCGAGAACGGCCACGTCGTCGACGCCCCCGGCCTCAAGCCGGAGCACTACGAGGTCTTCGACACCGCCATGGGCCGCCGGGCCATCAAGCCGATGGGCCACGTGCGGATGATGGCGGCCGCGCAGCCGTTCCTGTCCGGCGCCATCTCCAAGACGGTCAACCTGCCCGAGACCGCGACGGTCGAGGAGATCGCCGACGTCTACCTGCAGGGCTGGAAGTACGGCCTCAAGGCGCTCGCGGTCTACCGCGACAACTGCAAGGTCGGCCAGCCGCTCAGCGACGGCAAGGCGGAGAAGAAGACCGAGGACGCCCCGGTGGCCGCGGCCGAGCCGACCGTCGTGGAGAAGGTCGTCTACAAGCCGCAGCGCAAGCGCATGCCGAAGTCGCGCTCGAGCCTGACCCGCTCGTTCTCCGTCGGCGGGGCCGAGGGCTACATGACCTCGGGCGCGTACGAGGACGGCGGCCTGGGCGAGGTCTTCCTCAAGCTCGGCAAGCAGGGCTCGACCCTGGCCGGCGTGATGGACGCCTTCTCGATCGCGGTGTCGATCGGCCTGCAGTACGGCGTGCCGCTCGAGACGTTCGTGCAGAAGTTCACGAACCTCAAGTTCGAGCCGGCCGGCCTGACCGACGACTCCGACATCCGGATGGCGCAGTCGATCATGGACTACATCTTCCGGCGCCTCGCCCTGGAGTACCTGACCTTCGACGACCGTGCCGAGCTCGGCATCTACACGGCGACGGAGCGGGCCCGCCAGGTCGAGACCGGCTCCTACCTGCCCGAGCCGGAGGAGGAGCAGATCGAGTCGGAGTCGCTCAAGAGCGACGCGGGCGACACGGTCGACACCGACGCCGTCGAGGTGGAGGTCCCCGTGGCGTCGGCCAAGCCGGCACCGAGCACCGCGCACACGACGTCGGAGCTCTTCGAGCGCCTGACCGGCACCAGCGTCGACGCCCCGCTCTGCCTCACCTGCGGGACCAAGATGCGCCCGAGCGGCAGCTGCTACGTCTGCGAGGGCTGCGGCTCCACGAGCGGCTGCAGCTGA
- a CDS encoding serine hydrolase domain-containing protein: protein MASALEDLLVRHVEAGTVPGAIGLLGRDDPEVVAVGVAAVGGPALRDDAIVRIQSMTKAVTAVAVLRLVEAGRLGLDDSVEPWLPELARRRVLRAPTAALDDTEPAVRPITVRHLLTNTSGYGMLLEPSPLAEAMAANATEAGPNPFPGSADAWMGRLAGLPLAFQPGEGWRYHHSYAVLGVLVSRLTGRGFGEHLADDLLGPLGMVDTGLWVPTAELHRLPAAYRHDGERLVETEPAGGGAYAGPPDVDVSHGELVSTARDYHRFLRALVTGEDVGGPPLVSAAHRRLMTSDQVAPALKTPTSFFPGFWDTTGWGFGVGVVTTDPHRGRFGWSGGQGTDFFVDPDGTVGVLLTQVELGEHVWPLVEEFQALA, encoded by the coding sequence GTGGCCAGCGCGCTGGAGGACCTGCTCGTCCGTCACGTGGAGGCGGGCACGGTGCCCGGCGCGATCGGACTGCTCGGGCGCGACGACCCGGAGGTCGTCGCCGTCGGCGTGGCCGCCGTCGGCGGACCGGCGCTGCGTGATGACGCCATCGTCCGCATCCAGTCGATGACCAAGGCGGTCACGGCAGTGGCTGTGCTGCGGCTGGTCGAGGCGGGACGCCTCGGGCTCGACGACAGCGTCGAGCCGTGGCTGCCAGAGCTCGCCCGTCGACGGGTGCTGCGGGCCCCGACCGCCGCGCTCGACGACACGGAACCGGCCGTCCGGCCGATCACGGTGCGCCACCTGCTCACGAACACGTCGGGCTACGGCATGCTCCTCGAACCGTCACCCCTTGCGGAGGCGATGGCCGCCAACGCCACCGAGGCCGGGCCGAACCCGTTCCCGGGCAGCGCGGACGCGTGGATGGGCCGACTCGCCGGGCTGCCGCTGGCGTTCCAGCCGGGGGAGGGCTGGCGCTACCACCACTCGTACGCGGTGCTGGGCGTCCTGGTCTCGAGGCTGACCGGGCGCGGGTTCGGCGAGCACCTCGCCGACGACCTCCTCGGGCCGCTGGGGATGGTCGACACCGGGCTGTGGGTCCCGACCGCGGAGCTGCACCGGCTGCCGGCGGCGTACCGGCACGACGGCGAGCGGCTGGTCGAGACCGAGCCGGCGGGCGGCGGCGCGTACGCGGGTCCGCCGGACGTCGACGTCAGCCACGGCGAGCTCGTCTCGACCGCGCGCGACTACCACCGCTTCCTCCGGGCCCTCGTGACGGGCGAGGACGTCGGAGGTCCTCCGCTCGTCTCTGCCGCGCACCGGCGCCTCATGACGAGCGACCAGGTCGCTCCCGCGCTCAAGACGCCGACGAGCTTCTTCCCCGGCTTCTGGGACACGACGGGGTGGGGCTTCGGCGTCGGCGTGGTGACGACCGACCCGCACCGCGGCCGGTTCGGCTGGTCGGGAGGCCAGGGGACCGACTTCTTCGTCGACCCCGACGGCACGGTCGGGGTGCTCCTCACCCAGGTCGAGCTCGGCGAGCACGTGTGGCCCCTCGTGGAGGAGTTCCAGGCCCTCGCCTGA
- a CDS encoding molybdopterin-dependent oxidoreductase, with protein sequence MSTPVRPHALAPRRVLRRAGRRTNAGLLLLLLGSLATGGLAFATAGLVTARAAAVAHGVLGLGLLALVPWKVVVVRRAPRVTPLGLALALLVVTCVVAGVVEVLVGPDVRGGALTPIQVHVGSAVGIVALLATHVVRHWRPRLVRRTDAGRRQLLRTAAFTAAAAGTFVALDGVTVASGAAERRTATGSHRIPAADVPATIWLLDRVPGAAEQAQEVTIAGVGVTAADLDARGGPVRARLDCTTGWYADATWTGVALADLLPASALAEARSLVVTSVTGYRRRFDVDAAGALFLCTRVEGARLSAGYGAPVRLVAPGHRGFWWVKWVASVETSALPASAQSPFPLQ encoded by the coding sequence GTGAGCACGCCCGTCCGTCCGCACGCGCTCGCGCCGCGCCGGGTGCTGCGGCGCGCGGGACGGCGGACGAACGCCGGGCTCCTGCTCCTGCTGCTCGGCAGCCTGGCCACCGGCGGGCTCGCCTTCGCCACGGCCGGTCTCGTGACGGCCCGCGCGGCCGCGGTCGCCCACGGCGTGCTCGGGCTCGGCCTCCTCGCGCTCGTGCCGTGGAAGGTCGTCGTCGTCCGGCGGGCCCCGCGCGTCACCCCCCTGGGGCTGGCGCTGGCCCTGCTCGTCGTCACCTGCGTCGTGGCCGGGGTGGTCGAGGTGCTCGTCGGTCCGGACGTCCGCGGCGGCGCCCTGACCCCGATCCAGGTCCACGTCGGGTCGGCCGTGGGGATCGTCGCCCTCCTCGCCACCCACGTGGTCCGGCACTGGCGGCCCCGGCTCGTCCGGCGCACCGACGCGGGGCGTCGCCAGCTGCTGCGGACGGCGGCGTTCACCGCGGCGGCCGCTGGGACCTTCGTCGCGCTCGACGGGGTGACCGTCGCGAGCGGGGCCGCCGAGCGCCGCACCGCCACCGGCTCGCACCGCATCCCGGCCGCCGACGTCCCCGCGACCATCTGGCTGCTCGACCGTGTCCCCGGCGCCGCCGAGCAGGCCCAGGAGGTGACGATCGCCGGCGTCGGAGTCACCGCGGCCGACCTCGACGCGCGCGGCGGACCCGTGCGGGCGCGCCTCGACTGCACGACCGGCTGGTACGCCGACGCGACCTGGACCGGTGTCGCGCTGGCCGACCTGCTCCCCGCGTCCGCGCTCGCCGAGGCGCGGAGCCTCGTGGTCACGAGCGTGACGGGCTACCGACGCCGGTTCGACGTCGACGCGGCAGGCGCGCTGTTCCTGTGCACGCGGGTCGAGGGCGCACGCCTCAGCGCCGGCTACGGCGCACCCGTACGGCTGGTCGCGCCCGGGCACCGCGGCTTCTGGTGGGTCAAGTGGGTCGCCTCGGTCGAGACGAGCGCCCTGCCCGCGTCCGCGCAGTCCCCGTTCCCTCTGCAGTAG
- a CDS encoding PrsW family intramembrane metalloprotease, whose product MSGRSPVPVTGGGAVVPPALLHHPRSALTWVTTAVLGVGALVIAGLFVAFGGLGPVALVTFLAALAFPVILLVIFWLDRYEPEPARYRLAAIGWGGVVAVILSFVVESAAALVTGNESFASFAIVAPVVEETGKGLFLVAVVLLRRSQVHGLLDGVVYGALVGVGFAFVEDILYYLSALNEGGAAGLTTTVVLRGVMSPFAHPLFTAATGLGFGIGATSTSRAKQVVAPLLGYLTGIVLHGIWNGSTVYGGRGFLTAYGLIMLPLLIVIISIAIWARSREGRMLLTALQQTVQMGWTRPEEVRWVARISDRVSARRYARMRAGKPAAQALRAFQQTMIEIAFLHNRFVNGTAPRDVNQRMLGLLDRAAALRPFVVLPPELPQPTLPGGPPGAATAPGWIPPGLPEWYGPGAGTRPTRAGWS is encoded by the coding sequence ATGAGTGGTCGGTCACCGGTGCCCGTGACGGGTGGCGGCGCCGTCGTCCCGCCCGCGCTGCTGCACCACCCGCGGTCGGCCCTGACCTGGGTGACGACAGCCGTCCTCGGGGTGGGCGCGCTGGTCATCGCCGGGCTGTTCGTCGCCTTCGGCGGCCTCGGTCCGGTCGCGCTGGTGACGTTCCTCGCCGCGCTGGCCTTCCCGGTCATCCTGCTGGTGATCTTCTGGCTCGACCGCTACGAGCCCGAGCCCGCCCGTTACCGCCTCGCGGCGATCGGCTGGGGCGGCGTGGTCGCGGTCATCCTCAGCTTCGTCGTCGAGTCGGCCGCGGCGCTGGTGACGGGCAACGAGTCGTTCGCCTCGTTCGCGATCGTCGCGCCCGTGGTCGAGGAGACCGGCAAGGGCCTCTTCCTCGTCGCCGTCGTGCTGCTGCGGCGCTCGCAGGTCCACGGCCTGCTCGACGGCGTCGTCTACGGCGCGCTGGTCGGCGTCGGCTTCGCCTTCGTGGAGGACATCCTCTACTACCTGTCGGCCCTGAACGAGGGCGGTGCGGCCGGCCTGACGACCACCGTCGTCCTGCGCGGGGTGATGAGCCCCTTCGCGCACCCGCTGTTCACGGCGGCCACCGGCCTCGGCTTCGGCATCGGCGCCACGTCGACGTCGAGGGCCAAGCAGGTCGTCGCCCCGCTGCTCGGCTACCTGACCGGCATCGTGCTGCACGGCATCTGGAACGGCAGCACCGTGTACGGCGGCCGCGGCTTCCTCACCGCGTACGGGCTGATCATGCTGCCGCTGCTGATCGTGATCATCTCGATCGCCATCTGGGCCCGCTCGCGCGAGGGCCGGATGCTCCTCACCGCCCTGCAGCAGACGGTCCAGATGGGCTGGACCCGTCCGGAGGAGGTGCGCTGGGTGGCGCGCATCTCCGACCGGGTCTCCGCCCGCCGCTACGCCCGGATGCGGGCGGGCAAGCCGGCGGCGCAGGCGCTGCGGGCGTTCCAGCAGACCATGATCGAGATCGCCTTCCTGCACAACCGCTTCGTCAACGGCACCGCCCCGCGCGACGTCAACCAGCGCATGCTCGGCCTGCTCGACCGGGCGGCGGCGCTCCGACCGTTCGTCGTCCTGCCGCCGGAGCTGCCGCAGCCCACGCTCCCGGGAGGTCCACCCGGCGCCGCGACCGCTCCCGGCTGGATCCCGCCGGGGCTGCCCGAGTGGTACGGGCCGGGCGCGGGCACACGCCCCACCCGCGCCGGCTGGTCCTGA
- a CDS encoding T3SS (YopN, CesT) and YbjN peptide-binding chaperone 1, whose product MSGVDGIDDFDIDRAIEQAWSEFGARLAEVLSMVDESGDLTIGTPTGDGAPDSWVRFSSPARDRVRAVAGVAAGRTQTEQVDALAADGWERCDPSGADAPGLEHLRAECAQEESETLAEQAVRALRDVFGVQHPVFLAPDQLAEVLQPEVAETTEPTPPSTNGSTGAVLEPARLPRRGTPIEVDPDDLNATLPDGPGHLSRLVDAELTSMYGHPPYRDNEGDVAIRVGSTMLFLRTSGDGKEVTVFAAVVHDVSGRSRAAEVVNDLNVESRWVKFQLVRDRVFASISVLAQPFVPAHLHQAVRVLSDVADGIDEDLAAKLDGRTTF is encoded by the coding sequence GTGAGCGGGGTCGACGGGATCGACGACTTCGACATCGACCGCGCCATCGAGCAGGCCTGGAGCGAGTTCGGTGCCCGGCTCGCCGAGGTGCTCTCGATGGTCGACGAGTCCGGCGACCTCACGATCGGCACGCCCACGGGCGACGGCGCCCCCGACAGTTGGGTGCGCTTCTCGAGCCCCGCGCGCGACCGGGTCCGGGCCGTGGCCGGCGTGGCGGCCGGCCGGACGCAGACCGAGCAGGTCGACGCCCTCGCCGCCGACGGCTGGGAGCGCTGCGACCCCTCGGGCGCGGACGCCCCGGGCCTGGAGCACCTGCGCGCCGAGTGCGCGCAGGAGGAGTCCGAGACGCTCGCCGAGCAGGCCGTCCGTGCGCTGCGCGACGTCTTCGGCGTGCAGCACCCCGTATTCCTCGCTCCCGACCAGCTCGCCGAGGTGCTCCAGCCCGAGGTCGCCGAGACGACCGAGCCGACGCCACCCTCGACGAACGGCTCCACCGGCGCCGTCCTCGAGCCCGCCCGCCTGCCGCGCCGGGGCACGCCGATCGAGGTAGATCCCGACGACCTCAACGCCACGCTGCCCGACGGCCCGGGCCACCTGAGCCGGCTCGTCGACGCCGAGCTGACGAGCATGTACGGCCACCCGCCCTACCGCGACAACGAGGGCGACGTCGCCATCCGCGTCGGCTCGACGATGCTCTTCCTGCGCACCAGCGGCGACGGCAAGGAGGTCACGGTCTTCGCGGCCGTGGTCCACGACGTCTCCGGCCGCTCGCGCGCCGCCGAGGTCGTCAACGACCTGAACGTCGAGTCGCGCTGGGTCAAGTTCCAGCTCGTGCGCGACCGGGTGTTCGCCAGCATCTCGGTGCTCGCGCAGCCCTTCGTGCCGGCCCACCTGCACCAGGCCGTCCGCGTCCTCTCCGACGTCGCGGACGGCATCGACGAGGACCTGGCGGCGAAGCTGGACGGAAGAACCACGTTCTAG